A region of the Candidatus Uhrbacteria bacterium genome:
GAATTTAGAAGCATCACCGCCTTTGTCGGGGTGATGTTCATGCGCAAGACGACGAAATGATTTCTTGATTTCGTCGTCGGATGCGCTCTTTGAGACGCCGAGAATGGCGTAATAATCTTTCCCGATCATCTAAAACAATATAACTAGAACCACGATGACAATTAAACCCACGATAAACGGTAGCCACCACACACCCTTTTCGAAACCTAATTGACCCACTACATCATCAAGTCCTTTATCCAACTCCTCATCACTCATCTCTTTTAGCATGCTCCAATCATCATCAATCGGGTTCTTCCAGCGTCGCTGGAGTTCATTCATCTTAAGAATGTAAAGTGCTTCTTTTTCAGGTCTAGTAAGATTCTTTGGTGTCATATTTTATTTCTTTGGTACCTCGTAGCGTAGCTTCTCGTATTCCGTAAGCGTCTTTTGAATTACCTCAGCTAATTCCTTTGCCGTGAAGTGATTCAGGAAGATGCGGGAAACCAACTGTGCCTGCTGTTGATCTCCAACACGCGTATGCGCGAGGAAGTCGATAACAACGTCACGCTCTTGGCTCGTAACGGCTACGATATTTGCGTAATGGCCCTTCATGTCCTCCTGGCATGGCATTCACCTTCAGGCGGGGTTGGGAGAGCCAAAGTTGAGCGAAACAAGAAACTTTGGGAGAGCATCCCACCACAGAAAGGCGAACCCCCGAAGAATCAGGTTGAACAAACACAACCACAAACACCCGAGACAAAACCCATATTCTTCAAAGAATTCACCTGATTGGACAAGCCTCCTAGGTGTTTTTGGGCGAAAGGTAGGACACGCGTTCATAATGATCGGATTGGTATTTATTAGGTATATTCGGTTTTGGCTCTTCTGGCTTTGGCTCTTCCGACGGTGCGGCTGTCGCTTCTGTCTCTGGACGCGTCTGATAAAGCGCGGCGCCGACTTTTTGTGCCTCGGTGGCGAGTTCGTCAGCGGCTTTCTTGATGGCTTCGATGTCTTCTCCGTCTTTGACGGCCTTGAGCGCTTCCATCTTGGCTTCGACAGCTGTCTTGTCTTCCGCCTTCACTTTCTCGGCGTTTTCTTTGAGCATCTTTTCCGTGGTGTAGAGCATGGTATCA
Encoded here:
- a CDS encoding DUF3467 domain-containing protein, with protein sequence MKGHYANIVAVTSQERDVVIDFLAHTRVGDQQQAQLVSRIFLNHFTAKELAEVIQKTLTEYEKLRYEVPKK